The following proteins come from a genomic window of Sphingosinicella flava:
- a CDS encoding DUF6356 family protein, whose amino-acid sequence MLDNPFTRHPRDMGESYFQHLGHALKSGLRLVGSGFACIVHAFIPFLFVNTASNTVRSMHKGISKRVDAPNWERHPII is encoded by the coding sequence ATGCTCGACAACCCCTTCACCCGCCATCCCCGCGATATGGGCGAGAGTTATTTCCAGCATCTCGGCCATGCGCTGAAATCCGGGCTGAGGCTGGTCGGCAGCGGCTTCGCTTGCATCGTCCACGCCTTCATCCCCTTCCTGTTCGTCAATACGGCGAGCAACACGGTGCGCTCCATGCATAAGGGGATATCCAAGCGGGTCGACGCGCCCAATTGGGAGCGTCATCCCATCATCTGA
- a CDS encoding NAD(P)-dependent alcohol dehydrogenase translates to MTQAIGYAAPSANAPLAPFHFERRALREGDVAIDILYCGVCHSDIHTARNEWHNSVYPALPGHEIVGRVTAVHPSATRHKAGDMVAVGCMVDSCLECRECKAGYEQHCLNGATLTYNSPDRQTGENTLGGYSDHIVVREEFVLRVPDGLDPMRAAPLLCAGITTWSPLTRFHVGPGKEVAVVGLGGLGHMGVKFAAALGANVTMITTSPEKGEDARHLGAHEVLLSTDRDQMKASRSRFDFILNTIPVAHDLHPYLQLLRREGAMVLVGAIEPLPSIHGGMLVSNDRLVGGSAIGGIPLTQEMLDFCAERNILPDCEVIAMQDINEAYARMLKSDVKYRFVIDMASLKQEKEAA, encoded by the coding sequence ATGACCCAAGCCATCGGCTATGCCGCGCCGTCGGCGAACGCGCCGCTTGCGCCCTTTCATTTCGAACGGCGCGCCCTTCGCGAGGGGGATGTCGCCATCGACATCCTCTATTGCGGCGTCTGCCATTCGGACATCCACACCGCGCGCAACGAATGGCATAACAGCGTCTATCCGGCGCTGCCCGGCCATGAGATCGTCGGCCGGGTGACGGCGGTGCATCCGTCGGCGACGCGCCACAAGGCGGGCGACATGGTGGCGGTCGGCTGCATGGTCGATTCCTGCCTGGAATGCCGGGAGTGCAAGGCGGGGTACGAGCAGCATTGCCTCAACGGCGCGACGCTGACCTATAACAGCCCGGACCGGCAAACCGGCGAAAATACCCTTGGCGGCTATTCCGACCATATCGTGGTGCGCGAGGAATTCGTGCTGCGCGTGCCGGACGGCCTCGATCCGATGCGCGCCGCGCCGCTGCTGTGCGCCGGGATCACCACCTGGTCGCCGCTCACCCGCTTCCATGTCGGGCCGGGCAAGGAGGTCGCGGTGGTGGGCCTTGGCGGCCTCGGTCATATGGGCGTGAAGTTCGCGGCTGCATTGGGCGCCAATGTGACGATGATCACCACGTCGCCGGAAAAGGGCGAGGATGCCCGCCATCTCGGCGCGCATGAGGTTCTTCTGTCCACGGACCGGGACCAGATGAAGGCGTCGCGCTCCCGCTTCGATTTCATCCTCAACACGATTCCCGTGGCGCACGACCTTCATCCCTATCTCCAGCTTCTTCGCCGCGAAGGCGCGATGGTGCTGGTCGGCGCGATCGAGCCGTTGCCCTCGATCCACGGCGGCATGCTCGTGTCCAACGACCGCCTCGTCGGCGGCTCGGCGATCGGCGGCATTCCTCTCACCCAGGAGATGCTCGACTTCTGCGCCGAGCGGAACATCCTGCCCGATTGCGAAGTGATCGCGATGCAGGACATCAACGAGGCTTATGCGCGGATGCTGAAGAGCGACGTCAAATATCGCTTCGTTATCGACATGGCGTCGCTGAAGCAGGAGAAGGAAGCCGCCTGA
- a CDS encoding Hsp20/alpha crystallin family protein: MTNRDLMPWNRDRNRMSRYGGSGAMMDLRHEMDRMLTDVLGGRFPSFGGNGAGRSVMAWPSIDVEETDDQVRITAELPGMRQEDIDLRIEDGMLMLSGERKDEREDKERGYSERYFGRFERQVALPRGVREDACDAQFKDGMLTITIPKSEDAAKGRKIEIKSGMERP, encoded by the coding sequence ATGACGAACAGAGACTTGATGCCCTGGAATCGCGATCGAAACCGCATGAGCCGTTACGGCGGCAGCGGCGCGATGATGGACCTGCGGCACGAAATGGACCGGATGCTGACCGATGTGCTGGGCGGTCGCTTCCCGAGCTTCGGCGGAAATGGGGCCGGGCGAAGCGTCATGGCTTGGCCGAGCATCGACGTGGAGGAAACCGACGATCAGGTCAGGATCACCGCCGAGCTGCCCGGCATGCGCCAGGAAGATATCGACCTGCGTATCGAGGATGGCATGCTGATGCTGAGCGGCGAGCGGAAGGACGAGCGCGAGGATAAGGAACGCGGCTATTCCGAACGCTATTTCGGCCGTTTCGAACGCCAGGTCGCCCTGCCGCGCGGCGTCAGGGAAGATGCCTGCGACGCGCAGTTCAAGGACGGCATGCTGACGATCACGATTCCCAAGTCGGAAGACGCGGCGAAAGGCCGCAAGATCGAGATCAAGAGCGGGATGGAGCGACCATAG